The following proteins are encoded in a genomic region of Hippoglossus hippoglossus isolate fHipHip1 chromosome 3, fHipHip1.pri, whole genome shotgun sequence:
- the LOC117759390 gene encoding calretinin-like, which produces MATQAQQPPHLHLAELTAAQFIDIWRHFDADGNGYIEGKELENFFKELESARRGPGVDPSNAAFKEQMKEFMANFDKNADGRIEMSELAQILPTEENFLLCFREFVGSSTQFMAAWRRYDTDRSGYIESNELKGFLSDLLKKANRSYDDKKLKEYTQTILRMFDLNGDGKLGLSEMARLLPVQENFLLKFQGIRLTVKEFDSLFAFYDKDGNGYIDEQELDALLKDLCDKNKMDVGSTGIGGYKKSIMALSDGGKLYRAELEIVLCRDSEL; this is translated from the exons atggCAACTCAGGCCCAGCAGCCGCCACACCTGCACCTGGCTGAGCTCACCGCAGCGCAGTTCATCGACATCTGGAGACACTTCGACGCAGACG GAAATGGTTACATCGAAgggaaggagctggagaactTCTTCAAAGAGCTGGAGTCTGCGAGACGAGGACCAGGCGTG GATCCTTCAAATGCTGCGTTCAAAGAACAGATGAAGGAGTTCATGGCCAATTTTGACAAGAATGCTGATGGGAGGATTGAAATGTCCGAG CTGGCTCAGATTCTGCCCACGGAGGAAAACTTCCTGCTCTGCTTCAGAGAGTTTGTGGGATCCAGCACTCAATTCATGGCT GCCTGGAGGAGGTATGACACCGACCGCAGTGGATACATCGAATCAAACGAGCTGAAG ggtTTCCTGTCAGACCTGCTGAAGAAGGCCAACAGAAGCTACGACGACAAGAAGCTCAAGGAGTACACGCAGACAATC CTAAGGATGTTTGATCTGAATGGCGATGGTAAGCTGGGCCTCTCTGAGATGGCAAG GCTCTTGCCGGTGCAGGAAAATTTCCTGCTGAAGTTCCAG gGCATCAGGCTCACGGTTAAAGAATTTGACTCCCTCTTCGCCTTCTATGACAAG gacGGTAATGGATATATCGACGAGCAGGAGCTGGATGCTCTGCTGAAGGACCTCTGTGACAAGAACAAAATG GACGTGGGGTCAACAGGAATCGGCGGGTACAAGAAGAGCATCATGGCTCTGTCCGACGGAGGGAAGCTGTACCGCGCCGAGCTGGAGATCGTCCTCTGTAGGGACTCTGAGCTGTGA
- the LOC117753404 gene encoding aspartate aminotransferase, mitochondrial-like, whose amino-acid sequence MALLKSHKVIYCLGNVSPSLGALSARNSSWWTGVQMGPPDPILGVSEAFKKDTNPKKMNLGVGAYRDDQGKPFVLSCVRKAEGIIAAKQLDKEYLPIGGLGDFTKACAQLAFGADNEVMKSGRNITVQTISGTGSLRIGANFLSRFHGVRDVYLPKPSWGNHTPIFRDAGMQLKAYRYYDPATCGFDFKGALEDISKMPDKSVILLHACAHNPTGVDPKMEQWKEIASVVKQKNLLVFFDMAYQGFASGDIDRDAWAVRHFIEEGHNIVLSQSFAKNMGLYGERVGGFTVVCNDAEEAKRVESQLKILIRPIYSNPPMNGARIASTILNTPDLNTLWLEEVHGMANRIIKMREKLAAGLKKEGSSHNWQHVIDQIGMFCFTGLKPEQVERLTKEFSVYMTKDGRISMAGVTSGNVGYLAEGIHAVTK is encoded by the exons ATGGCCCTTCTCAAGTCCCACAAGGTGATCTACTGTCTGGGGAACGTCTCTCCGTCCCTGGGAGCCCTGTCCGCCCGCAACAG ctcatggTGGACCGGAGTGCAGATGGGCCCCCCCGATCCCATCCTGGGGGTGTCCGAGGCCTTCAAGAAAGACACCAACCCCAAGAAAATGAACCTGGGAGTGGGAGCATACAGGGACGACCAGGGAAAGCCCTTTGTGCTCAGCTGTGTGCGCAAG GCAGAAGGTATTATTGCAGCTAAACAGCTGGATAAGGAGTACCTTCCCATCGGTGGTCTGGGGGATTTCACCAAGGCCTGTGCCCAACTGGCCTTTGGTGCTGATAATGAGGTCATGAAGAGCGGCAGG AACATCACTGTTCAAACCATCTCAGGAACTGGATCTCTGCGCATTGGAGCCAACTTTTTG TCTCGATTCCACGGAGTACGTGACGTGTACCTGCCCAAGCCCTCCTGGGGAAACCACACACCCATTTTCAGAGACGCTGGCATGCAGCTCAAAGCCTACCGATACTACGACCCCGCCACATGTGGCTTTGACTTCAAAGGAGCTCTGGAGGACATTTCT AAAATGCCCGACAAGAGTGTGATCTTGTTGCACGCTTGTGCCCACAACCCCACCGGTGTGGACCCCAAGATGGAGCAGTGGAAGGAGATCGCTAGCGTTGTGAAG CAAAAGAATCTGCTCGTGTTCTTCGACATGGCCTATCAGGGCTTCGCCAGTGGAGACATTGATCGTGATGCCTGGGCTGTGCGCCACTTCATTGAGGAGGGCCACAACATCGTGCTGTCCCAGTCCTTCGCAAAGAACATGGGACTTTATG GTGAGCGTGTGGGAGGCTTCACTGTCGTGTGTAACGATGCTGAGGAGGCGAAGAGAGTCGAGTCTCAGCTTAAAATCCTCATCAGACCCATTTACTCCAACCCACCAATGAACGGTGCCAGAATTGCTTCAACCATTCTCAACACACCAGACCTGAACACTCTGTG GCTGGAGGAGGTCCACGGTATGGCAAACCGCATCATTAAGATGAGAGAAAAGCTGGCGGCCGGACTGAAGAAGGAGGGCTCCTCTCACAACTGGCAGCACGTCATCGACCAGATCGGGATGTTCTGCTTCACAGGCCTCAAACCcgaacag GTTGAGCGCTTGACAAAGGAGTTTTCCGTGTACATGACTAAGGACGGCAGAATCTCCATGGCGGGCGTGACCTCTGGAAACGTGGGCTACCTGGCGGAGGGGATCCACGCGGTTACCAAGTAG